The Roseiconus lacunae genome has a segment encoding these proteins:
- a CDS encoding coproporphyrinogen-III oxidase family protein encodes MSSAASDSKTEVGSYFISNYPPYSQWKKGSLDEVQSALHNPPLESTPLGLYLHIPFCRKRCKFCYFKVFTDVKAPEVQRYVDALCNEISMVSQCEIMGDRPFRFVYFGGGTPSFLSPKQLTKLANRLREHITWDGAEEVTFECEPGTLSETKVKTLREEMGVTRLSLGVENFSDKVLEENGRAHLSKQVFRAWEWIAEAEFPNVNIDLIAGMVGETWDNWKDNIRQAIEMSPESVTIYQMELPFNTVYSKDMLDKSSESPVADWATKRAWVDYAFSEFIDAGYSVSSAYTVVKDPSKVNFSYRDNLWLGADLLATGIASFGHANGVHYQNVADLEQYLSTIESGTMPLGRGFVPTDHQRLIRSMILLLKKGYLDRSYFQQKYGVDIVGQWQSEWDKYVEDGWATINEDRIELTRYGLLRVDAMLPSFFEPEHQNVRYT; translated from the coding sequence ATGTCGTCCGCAGCCAGCGATTCAAAAACGGAAGTCGGAAGCTATTTCATCTCGAACTACCCTCCCTACAGTCAATGGAAGAAGGGCTCACTTGATGAGGTTCAATCCGCGCTTCACAACCCGCCGCTCGAGTCAACTCCGCTGGGGCTGTACCTGCATATCCCATTTTGCCGGAAGCGATGCAAATTTTGCTACTTCAAGGTCTTTACCGATGTGAAAGCCCCCGAGGTTCAACGTTATGTCGACGCGCTGTGCAATGAAATTTCAATGGTCAGCCAATGTGAAATCATGGGCGACCGTCCGTTTCGATTCGTTTATTTTGGCGGCGGAACTCCCAGTTTCCTGTCACCTAAACAGCTAACCAAGCTGGCAAATCGCCTGCGCGAACACATTACCTGGGATGGCGCCGAAGAGGTGACGTTCGAGTGTGAACCGGGCACCTTGAGCGAAACAAAGGTTAAGACCCTCCGTGAAGAAATGGGCGTGACTCGGTTGAGTCTAGGCGTTGAAAATTTCTCTGACAAAGTACTCGAAGAGAACGGCCGAGCTCACCTATCCAAGCAAGTCTTCCGCGCTTGGGAATGGATCGCCGAAGCGGAATTCCCGAACGTCAACATCGATTTGATCGCTGGAATGGTTGGCGAAACTTGGGACAACTGGAAAGACAACATCCGCCAAGCGATCGAGATGTCGCCGGAAAGCGTTACGATCTACCAGATGGAGTTGCCCTTCAACACCGTCTACAGCAAAGACATGCTGGACAAGTCAAGTGAAAGCCCCGTCGCCGATTGGGCCACCAAACGCGCTTGGGTCGATTACGCTTTCAGCGAATTCATCGACGCCGGCTACAGTGTCAGCAGTGCTTACACGGTCGTCAAAGATCCCAGCAAAGTCAACTTCTCATATCGCGATAACCTTTGGCTAGGTGCAGACCTGTTGGCCACCGGGATTGCGAGTTTCGGGCATGCCAATGGCGTTCACTACCAGAACGTCGCGGATCTGGAACAGTACCTTTCGACCATCGAATCGGGGACCATGCCTCTCGGTCGTGGATTCGTCCCGACGGATCACCAACGATTGATTCGTTCGATGATCTTGCTACTCAAAAAAGGCTACCTCGATCGGAGCTACTTCCAACAAAAGTACGGTGTCGATATCGTCGGTCAGTGGCAATCCGAATGGGACAAGTACGTCGAAGATGGCTGGGCGACGATCAATGAGGATCGCATCGAATTGACTCGCTATGGGCTACTTCGCGTCGATGCGATGTTGCCCTCCTTCTTTGAACCAGAACATCAGAATGTCCGATACACGTAG
- a CDS encoding sugar phosphate isomerase/epimerase family protein has translation MTNRRQFLAYGAAAAAATGLSSKFSFAADALKVTPPFKISLAEWSLHRTLRDESKGLTNLDFPRVSKEEFGIDAIEYVNQFFKDKAHDEKYLTELKQRCEDQGVKSLLIMCDGEGALGDPDTDKREQAVKNHHKWVDAAKFLGCHSIRVNAQSRGSYEEQMKLASDGLRKLSEYAKPHGLNVIVENHGGLSSNGAWLAGTIAKTEMDNCGTLPDFGNFYIRRGKDPEEYDRYKGVEELMPFAKAVSAKAHDFDEKGNEVHTDFFKMMGIVLAHGYHGYVGIEYEGGKVSEYEGIKKTKELLDRVAERIAQG, from the coding sequence ATGACCAATCGACGACAATTCCTCGCCTACGGTGCAGCCGCTGCGGCGGCGACCGGACTTTCCAGCAAGTTTTCATTCGCCGCGGATGCCCTCAAGGTTACCCCGCCCTTTAAAATCTCGCTCGCCGAGTGGTCGTTGCACCGAACCTTGCGGGACGAAAGCAAGGGGCTGACCAACTTGGACTTCCCGCGGGTCTCTAAAGAAGAATTCGGCATCGACGCGATTGAGTACGTCAATCAGTTTTTCAAAGACAAAGCGCACGACGAAAAGTATCTGACCGAACTGAAGCAACGTTGCGAAGACCAGGGCGTCAAGAGTTTGCTAATCATGTGTGATGGTGAAGGGGCTCTCGGTGATCCCGACACGGACAAACGCGAACAAGCCGTCAAGAACCATCACAAGTGGGTCGACGCCGCTAAGTTCTTGGGCTGCCATTCGATCCGCGTCAACGCTCAAAGCCGTGGAAGCTACGAAGAACAAATGAAGCTTGCGTCGGACGGACTTCGCAAGCTGAGCGAATATGCCAAGCCACACGGTTTGAATGTCATCGTGGAAAATCATGGCGGATTGAGCAGCAACGGCGCCTGGTTGGCCGGGACGATTGCCAAAACGGAGATGGACAACTGTGGAACGCTTCCCGACTTCGGTAACTTCTACATCCGTCGCGGAAAAGACCCGGAAGAGTATGATCGCTACAAAGGCGTCGAAGAATTGATGCCGTTCGCGAAAGCGGTGAGCGCCAAAGCCCATGACTTTGACGAAAAGGGCAACGAAGTTCATACGGACTTTTTCAAGATGATGGGCATCGTCCTGGCCCACGGTTACCACGGTTACGTCGGGATCGAATACGAAGGCGGTAAAGTGTCGGAGTATGAAGGGATCAAGAAGACAAAAGAACTTCTCGATCGCGTTGCCGAGCGTATCGCTCAAGGCTAA
- a CDS encoding glycine cleavage system protein H, translating into MSDTRSPDSFTFAMGEFDATFPLDRSYAKNHMWAQRRDGSVWRFGLSAYAVRLLQDVYFLDWEVDLNAPIAHRQMIGAIESKKAESDLYSPIAGSLIAINQAVLSDPALINADTYESGWLIEIRSDDVVLEDALPTGLLTTDEYKTHLEGAWVIAQRTIKGQANN; encoded by the coding sequence ATGTCCGATACACGTAGCCCCGATTCCTTCACCTTCGCGATGGGGGAATTCGATGCCACGTTTCCGCTGGATCGATCCTACGCAAAGAACCATATGTGGGCCCAGCGACGGGACGGTTCGGTGTGGCGTTTCGGCTTGTCGGCCTATGCCGTTCGTTTGTTACAAGATGTGTACTTCCTCGATTGGGAAGTCGATCTCAATGCCCCGATCGCCCATCGCCAAATGATCGGGGCGATCGAAAGCAAAAAAGCCGAAAGCGATCTATACTCGCCGATCGCCGGATCATTGATCGCGATCAACCAAGCCGTGCTTAGCGATCCTGCGCTGATCAATGCGGATACGTACGAAAGCGGTTGGTTAATTGAGATACGATCCGACGATGTCGTTCTAGAGGACGCGCTACCAACTGGTTTACTAACCACGGATGAGTATAAAACCCATCTCGAAGGAGCCTGGGTAATCGCCCAACGCACCATCAAGGGACAGGCGAACAATTAG
- the recG gene encoding ATP-dependent DNA helicase RecG, with product MTQHSSSTLTRATPTQFLVGVGPSRADRLARIGLRTAGDLLFCFPRDYEFPAPPERIDRIREGEPVSLVGTITDAELISRSPGKSVFGAIVENETGAVRLLFFNQPFRAEQLTIDRRVMISGEAKLNGLRFEFVHPKVTYLDDDQTMTTPQILPVYPLTEGVKQLEMRRIVGGIVDELASQLNEVLPESLRDRATDALRNSGINLRQPLPDITTAMRQIHSPDDRDQLRGARTRLAFQELLVMQLALAIRRRRLTTDLRSSAMPVDPMLDARITNRFPFKLTDDQVAAIRQISIDMSRQFPMNRLLQGDVGSGKTVVAIYAMMLAVGHGNQAVLMAPTEVLARQHYQTLRQILDASRVRIGLLCGSLSAGEKRQTLADTASGNLDLLVGTQALLHGLEFKRLGLCVIDEQHKFGVGQRVRLRGGGVDPHYLVMSATPIPRSVAMTIFGDTDLTTIKEKPPGRGAVKTYLGRDEWRKRWWDFVRTQLKEGRQAFVVAPRVTASKEPSSAEDASSEDISSVESIYQQLRADQFSEFTVGLLHGRLSPDEKQSLMQQFAEGEIDVLVTTTVIEVGIDVPNATVMTIMGAERFGLAQLHQLRGRVSRGSHTGHVCVFTDGNQSPEEYERLTVFESTDDGFELAEADFKMRGPGDVFSAKQSGMPPMRIANVIEDLDVLQVARMIAQELVDEDPELDNPDLEGLKKQLMSRYGRQLELGDVA from the coding sequence ATGACACAGCACTCCTCTTCCACACTGACGCGAGCGACACCGACACAGTTCTTGGTCGGCGTCGGACCATCACGTGCCGATCGGCTTGCAAGGATTGGCTTGCGCACTGCCGGGGACTTGTTGTTTTGCTTCCCTCGTGACTATGAATTCCCCGCTCCGCCGGAACGAATTGACCGGATCCGCGAAGGCGAGCCGGTTTCGTTGGTCGGCACCATTACCGATGCCGAGCTGATTTCGCGAAGCCCGGGAAAGAGTGTCTTCGGGGCAATCGTCGAAAACGAAACAGGGGCGGTTCGTTTACTGTTTTTCAATCAACCGTTTCGTGCCGAACAACTAACGATTGATCGACGCGTCATGATCAGTGGCGAAGCAAAACTCAACGGGCTCCGCTTCGAATTTGTCCATCCGAAGGTCACCTACCTGGATGACGACCAAACGATGACGACGCCCCAAATCCTTCCCGTGTATCCGCTTACCGAAGGAGTCAAACAGCTTGAAATGCGGCGGATCGTCGGCGGCATTGTCGATGAACTGGCCTCGCAGTTGAACGAGGTCTTGCCAGAATCGCTGCGAGATCGTGCGACCGATGCTCTGCGAAATTCGGGAATCAATTTACGTCAACCGCTACCGGACATCACAACCGCGATGCGTCAAATCCATTCGCCGGACGATCGTGACCAGCTCCGCGGTGCGCGAACCCGACTGGCGTTTCAGGAATTGCTGGTCATGCAGTTGGCGCTGGCAATTCGTCGCCGACGGCTGACGACCGATCTCCGCTCCTCCGCAATGCCAGTCGATCCGATGCTCGACGCACGCATCACCAATCGATTCCCGTTTAAGCTAACCGACGATCAGGTCGCAGCGATCCGTCAAATCAGCATCGACATGTCGCGGCAATTCCCCATGAACCGTCTTCTCCAGGGCGATGTCGGTAGCGGCAAAACTGTCGTCGCAATCTATGCAATGATGCTCGCCGTCGGCCACGGCAATCAAGCGGTGCTGATGGCGCCAACGGAAGTGCTCGCCCGGCAACATTATCAAACACTACGACAAATCTTGGACGCCAGTCGCGTGCGGATTGGCCTGCTTTGCGGCAGCCTTTCGGCGGGTGAAAAACGACAAACTCTCGCCGACACCGCTTCCGGTAATCTCGATTTGCTCGTCGGAACCCAAGCTCTACTGCACGGTTTGGAATTCAAACGCTTAGGACTCTGTGTGATCGATGAACAGCATAAGTTTGGGGTCGGTCAGCGAGTCCGGCTTCGTGGCGGTGGCGTCGATCCGCACTACTTAGTGATGAGTGCGACGCCGATCCCGCGTTCAGTCGCGATGACGATCTTCGGCGATACGGACCTGACGACAATCAAAGAAAAACCGCCCGGACGCGGTGCGGTGAAAACCTACCTGGGGCGTGACGAATGGCGCAAACGTTGGTGGGATTTCGTGCGAACTCAACTAAAGGAAGGCAGACAAGCATTCGTCGTCGCGCCGCGTGTCACCGCTTCGAAGGAACCTTCTTCGGCCGAAGATGCTTCGTCCGAAGATATTTCTTCTGTCGAATCGATCTATCAACAGCTCCGGGCCGACCAGTTCAGTGAATTCACTGTCGGCCTGCTGCACGGACGACTTTCTCCTGACGAAAAACAATCCCTCATGCAACAGTTCGCGGAGGGTGAAATCGACGTCCTCGTCACGACGACGGTCATCGAAGTTGGAATCGATGTTCCCAATGCAACCGTGATGACCATCATGGGTGCCGAACGCTTCGGTTTGGCACAACTGCACCAGCTTCGCGGACGGGTCTCACGAGGTAGCCATACCGGACACGTCTGCGTTTTTACCGATGGAAACCAATCCCCAGAAGAATACGAACGCTTGACCGTCTTTGAATCAACCGATGATGGTTTCGAGCTTGCCGAAGCTGACTTCAAAATGCGTGGACCCGGCGACGTTTTTAGCGCCAAACAAAGCGGGATGCCGCCGATGCGGATCGCCAACGTGATCGAAGATCTTGATGTTTTACAAGTCGCCCGTATGATCGCTCAAGAACTGGTGGACGAAGATCCGGAGCTCGACAACCCCGATCTTGAGGGCCTAAAGAAACAGCTCATGAGCCGCTATGGCAGACAGCTCGAACTCGGCGACGTCGCTTGA
- a CDS encoding YfgM family protein, with product MNTRQEELETNIVADQLAIFYKKIEPYSKLIAAAVVAVVVAMLAYGFYSSSQTATRSDATFQLLMNNPEVASRYPDTTAAAWSQLFQANQNLAQGISSLYRDKAEAETLLAQAKDEFINARVSSDDEILISRANYGLALAHEALGEVDDAMKAYEAVVSANESEEMVEVAEQRIATLKSSTAGTFLTWFNEQDFAPADPSLPPELPGSTTLPDLPDLELPDLDLDSELSSEFDALRGEASDAEMTGGIELPEEPTAEEKGDAESTPAETSSTEPSETTPEDDASSEAAPPAESE from the coding sequence ATGAATACCCGCCAGGAAGAGCTGGAAACCAACATTGTCGCCGACCAGCTCGCAATTTTTTACAAGAAGATCGAGCCCTATTCGAAGCTGATCGCTGCCGCGGTGGTTGCCGTCGTCGTTGCTATGCTGGCGTATGGTTTCTACAGCAGCAGCCAGACGGCGACACGCAGTGACGCGACATTCCAGTTGCTAATGAATAACCCCGAAGTCGCGTCACGTTACCCCGACACGACCGCGGCGGCATGGTCACAGCTGTTCCAAGCCAATCAAAATTTGGCTCAAGGTATTAGTTCTCTGTATCGCGACAAAGCGGAAGCCGAAACGCTTCTGGCCCAGGCAAAAGACGAGTTCATCAACGCCCGTGTTTCGTCGGACGACGAAATTTTGATCTCGCGAGCCAACTATGGGTTGGCACTCGCCCACGAGGCACTTGGTGAAGTCGACGACGCGATGAAAGCGTACGAAGCGGTCGTTTCGGCAAACGAGTCCGAAGAAATGGTCGAAGTCGCAGAGCAGCGAATCGCAACGCTTAAAAGCTCGACCGCAGGTACCTTCCTGACTTGGTTCAATGAACAGGATTTCGCGCCTGCCGATCCTTCGCTACCACCGGAACTGCCCGGATCGACTACGTTGCCTGATCTACCCGACTTGGAACTTCCCGATCTCGACCTCGACAGTGAGCTAAGCAGCGAGTTCGACGCATTACGAGGGGAAGCTTCAGACGCCGAAATGACCGGTGGCATTGAATTACCCGAAGAGCCCACTGCCGAAGAAAAAGGCGACGCCGAATCGACACCAGCCGAAACGTCTTCGACCGAACCGAGTGAAACGACGCCCGAAGACGACGCCTCTAGCGAAGCGGCACCCCCGGCCGAGTCGGAATAG
- a CDS encoding RluA family pseudouridine synthase translates to MSSDESESQSSSDEAELHEPPVTREFTIPESAAGQRIDLFLTAACDGYSRSQIRQAVQNDQAEVDGRVIRPSFRVRVGQQVRFQLPEEFSDEVIPENIPLDLLYEDDGFVVVNKPPGMVVHPARGNWKGTLTSALAYRFQSLSDVGGPTRPGIVHRLDRDTSGVIVVAKTNAVHMALAEQWHDRLVEKEYLAITVGRIDRDRDVIDAPIGRHPYQRDKMAIRENHSTSKPASTFFEVEDRISRFSIVRAFPKTGRTHQIRVHLAHLGCPILCDRLYAGHAVADEAWLEGKGSVEGSPVVLTRQALHARRLKLRHPQSGAWMTFEAPVPDDLDSTIKTIRKASQSR, encoded by the coding sequence ATGTCCAGCGACGAGAGCGAATCGCAATCCAGTTCCGATGAAGCGGAGCTACATGAACCTCCGGTCACACGCGAATTCACCATTCCTGAATCAGCCGCGGGACAGCGGATCGACCTGTTTTTAACCGCCGCCTGCGATGGCTACAGTCGTAGTCAGATACGGCAGGCGGTTCAAAACGATCAGGCGGAAGTTGATGGCCGTGTCATACGGCCGAGTTTTCGTGTTCGGGTGGGACAACAGGTTCGCTTCCAGCTACCCGAAGAGTTCTCCGATGAAGTGATCCCGGAGAACATTCCTCTCGACTTGCTCTACGAAGACGATGGCTTCGTCGTTGTTAACAAGCCACCCGGAATGGTCGTTCATCCGGCCCGCGGGAACTGGAAAGGCACTTTAACGAGCGCGCTCGCCTATCGATTTCAATCGCTTTCCGATGTTGGCGGACCGACGCGCCCGGGAATTGTTCACCGCCTGGATCGCGACACAAGCGGCGTGATCGTGGTGGCCAAAACCAATGCCGTCCACATGGCCCTGGCCGAACAATGGCACGATCGTTTGGTCGAAAAGGAATACCTGGCAATCACCGTCGGCCGGATCGACCGTGATCGCGATGTCATCGATGCCCCGATCGGACGCCACCCCTACCAACGGGATAAAATGGCGATCCGCGAAAACCACTCGACTTCTAAACCTGCGAGCACTTTTTTTGAGGTCGAAGATCGTATCAGTCGCTTTTCGATCGTCCGAGCGTTCCCTAAGACGGGGCGGACACATCAAATCCGTGTGCATCTTGCACATCTCGGTTGCCCGATCCTCTGCGATCGCCTTTACGCCGGGCATGCGGTCGCCGACGAAGCTTGGCTGGAAGGCAAAGGCAGTGTCGAGGGAAGCCCAGTTGTCTTGACCCGCCAGGCACTTCATGCGCGCCGCCTAAAGCTTCGCCACCCCCAATCCGGTGCGTGGATGACCTTCGAAGCCCCCGTGCCAGACGATTTAGATTCAACAATAAAAACGATCCGTAAGGCATCGCAATCGCGGTGA